One genomic region from Leptospira tipperaryensis encodes:
- the lpxD gene encoding UDP-3-O-(3-hydroxymyristoyl)glucosamine N-acyltransferase, whose protein sequence is MKAKDLAKTLGLELKGNGEQEVIGIGDIENHSHVQADKIYYFEAKKYLSSNPKAKQVQIALTIPSLASEFPSALIVPEGQARLKFIELLSLFERKPERTPFISTKASIHPSAKIGKNVTILDFVVIQENAEIGDDCQIFPNVVIESGVKIGEGTILKSGVIVSYNCILGKHNLIHANTVIGADGFGFFDKGGVRYKVPQIGISVIGDYVEMGACCTVDRATIETTSVGNHTKFDDHVHIAHNCRVGNYVFIAGGTVLAGSVTLEDGVIMGGQAAVAEGITMKKGSILMGMSGLTEDSTEKVAYFGIPAKPALEMHRIHSSMAKLPELVREHRSRNKS, encoded by the coding sequence AGACCCTCGGGTTGGAATTAAAAGGAAACGGCGAACAGGAAGTAATCGGCATCGGTGATATCGAAAATCATTCCCATGTTCAAGCGGATAAAATTTATTATTTCGAAGCGAAGAAGTATCTCAGCTCAAATCCGAAAGCAAAGCAGGTTCAAATCGCATTGACGATTCCTTCTTTAGCTTCCGAATTCCCATCGGCTTTGATTGTTCCCGAAGGCCAAGCGAGATTGAAGTTTATCGAATTACTTTCTCTTTTTGAGAGAAAGCCCGAACGAACTCCTTTCATTTCTACAAAGGCGAGTATTCATCCAAGCGCAAAGATCGGTAAGAATGTTACGATCCTGGATTTTGTCGTGATCCAAGAAAACGCAGAGATCGGAGACGATTGTCAAATATTTCCGAACGTCGTAATCGAAAGCGGAGTTAAGATCGGCGAAGGAACGATTCTAAAATCCGGCGTGATCGTCTCATATAATTGTATATTAGGAAAACATAATTTAATTCATGCAAATACTGTGATCGGCGCGGATGGATTCGGATTTTTTGACAAAGGCGGAGTCCGTTACAAGGTTCCACAAATCGGAATTTCAGTGATCGGAGATTATGTGGAAATGGGTGCTTGTTGTACTGTGGATCGAGCCACTATCGAAACTACTTCCGTCGGGAATCACACAAAATTTGACGATCACGTGCACATTGCTCATAACTGTAGGGTTGGAAACTATGTTTTTATCGCAGGTGGTACGGTCCTCGCCGGTTCGGTTACGCTTGAAGACGGCGTCATCATGGGTGGGCAAGCTGCGGTTGCGGAAGGAATCACGATGAAGAAGGGATCGATTCTTATGGGAATGTCCGGACTCACCGAAGACAGTACCGAAAAAGTCGCTTACTTCGGAATTCCCGCAAAACCCGCGTTAGAGATGCATCGAATTCATTCTTCTATGGCTAAGTTGCCCGAACTCGTGAGAGAACATAGAAGTCGAAACAAGAGTTGA
- a CDS encoding DMT family transporter — translation MQSKTSTKFYFLLVISMVSWGFAWPSAKLIVADQHPNVIIFWRFLATAVSLLPVVLWRKESFRLPSYKTFIQVGIGGILYTIYNQFFFLGLNNGLAGAGGVLVTTMNPIFTYVLVHSFQRKLPAGREAIGLILGLVGGCILLQIWNLNWNSLFQSGNIFFLLCAFSWAFLSMNSHSTGQSISPLVYSFYVFSIGTVLDFFLAIPYDVMNALNAGSGFWLQVMYLAVISTTFGTTVYFFASSKLGSRVASSFIFLVPVTALFGSWVFLGEVPSFTTMIGGFFAVLAVFLLNRNKPEEKTAET, via the coding sequence ATGCAATCCAAGACTAGCACAAAATTCTATTTTTTATTAGTGATCTCTATGGTTTCATGGGGTTTTGCCTGGCCTTCCGCCAAATTGATCGTTGCGGATCAACACCCGAACGTAATCATCTTCTGGAGATTTTTAGCCACTGCGGTTTCCTTATTGCCCGTGGTTCTTTGGAGAAAGGAATCCTTTCGTTTACCTAGTTATAAAACTTTTATTCAAGTAGGCATCGGTGGGATTCTTTATACGATCTACAACCAGTTCTTTTTCTTGGGTTTGAACAACGGACTCGCCGGCGCAGGTGGGGTTCTTGTTACGACGATGAATCCGATTTTTACTTACGTGCTTGTTCATTCGTTTCAGAGAAAATTACCGGCGGGAAGAGAAGCGATCGGTTTGATTCTTGGTTTGGTAGGCGGTTGTATTCTACTTCAGATTTGGAATTTGAATTGGAATTCCTTGTTTCAATCCGGAAATATTTTCTTTCTTCTCTGCGCTTTTAGCTGGGCCTTTTTGAGTATGAACAGTCACAGCACGGGTCAGAGCATTTCTCCGCTTGTTTATAGCTTTTATGTTTTTTCGATCGGAACGGTTCTCGACTTTTTTCTCGCGATTCCATACGACGTTATGAATGCTCTGAACGCGGGCAGCGGTTTCTGGCTTCAAGTGATGTATCTGGCAGTGATCTCGACGACGTTTGGAACCACCGTTTATTTTTTCGCTTCTTCTAAATTGGGTTCAAGGGTTGCGAGTTCGTTTATCTTTCTTGTTCCGGTTACCGCACTTTTTGGGAGTTGGGTTTTTCTGGGCGAGGTTCCGAGTTTTACGACGATGATCGGAGGATTTTTCGCGGTCCTTGCGGTTTTTCTTTTGAACCGTAATAAACCGGAAGAGAAAACGGCGGAGACTTGA
- a CDS encoding tetratricopeptide repeat protein: MKPKIERISFIIFLLAFLEEPLFSNEFENRVVYFEDSLEESKTQKQKTENSTAKETKSASKIPFLSEEKSETAFPSEDQFAKPEILKLEKEWNRYSPENLKQLAIKWRTLGAIRQKFRDYKTAIRFYDQSLTIQERLGEKESGDYALTLYLKSIVEFRIGQTCQAAISIQSVIEIYRLLGDTDSAIQAEDSLKKYSSFCKEN, translated from the coding sequence ATGAAACCGAAAATAGAAAGGATTTCCTTTATAATTTTTCTGCTCGCTTTTCTGGAAGAACCTCTGTTCTCCAATGAGTTTGAAAATCGAGTCGTTTATTTTGAAGATTCATTGGAAGAATCCAAAACACAAAAACAGAAAACTGAGAATTCCACCGCAAAAGAAACGAAGTCTGCATCTAAGATTCCGTTTTTATCGGAAGAAAAAAGTGAAACCGCATTTCCTTCCGAGGATCAATTTGCAAAACCGGAAATTCTTAAATTAGAAAAAGAATGGAATCGATATTCGCCGGAAAACTTAAAACAACTGGCAATCAAATGGAGAACGTTAGGCGCAATCAGACAGAAGTTTCGCGATTACAAAACCGCGATTCGATTTTACGATCAATCTCTAACGATTCAAGAGCGATTGGGAGAAAAAGAAAGCGGGGATTACGCGCTGACATTGTATCTGAAATCGATCGTGGAGTTTAGAATCGGACAAACTTGTCAGGCCGCAATCAGCATTCAATCCGTGATAGAAATCTATCGTTTGTTGGGGGATACGGATTCCGCAATTCAAGCGGAAGATTCATTGAAAAAATATTCGAGTTTCTGCAAGGAAAACTAA